In Glycine soja cultivar W05 chromosome 10, ASM419377v2, whole genome shotgun sequence, the genomic stretch aaatttttcaaaaataaaaggaaaaaaatttcaaataagtttaaaaagtaaaaataaaacccATACGGATTAGTAATCCGTATGGGTCATACGAGTTGGTAATCCGTATGACCCATACAGTTTTTGATCCGTATAATTCTTACGGATTAACAATTcgtatgactcatacggatcaTCAATCCGTATGGGTTTTTGTCAGCAACATGTCATTTTTTCCGACAACAGACCATTTTTTCCAGCAAAGCTTAAAAAAAACCAACACCACAAACCaattatataaaacaatataatCATGCAACAacatcataataacaagaaatCATTGAACGCTTCAACAAAAAACAACTTGAGAGCGGgaagagaaacaagaagaagaactGAAGAAGACGAAGGACCAACAACCACCAACAGCAACAACCACTAGCACAGAGGAAGACGAAGGATGAACGGAAGAGGGACAAGCACCAACACCAACGgtgagaggaagaggaagaagcgaCTGTAGGAAGAGGAGACGAAGGATTCACGTTGTACCAACGGAAATGTAGGAGTATTTATATTATCAAGGTGAAggacatttttattatttcaccACATGTACCGGGTGCACCAAGTAACATCCAAAAACATATTGGCCCAAGTGAACTCAATATAAAGTGACAGTCTAAGCTGAAGTCTAAGCTGAAGGCAGTTGCTTCCTGTACCATCAATGTCACTCTGAATCTTTTTAAGCTTTCAAAACAcctattcttaaatataaattacatttcAGAATAGCCTTTCCGGAAAATAAGACTATTCCGATATACAATTATACATTCCAAAATAAGTGTAGGAAACAACGTTAAAGGTGCAACAAACAATTGCCCAAGCTCAAATGATGCACTCACAATATCCAACACAACGTGAAAGACATACAGTGATACAGCTACGTCGAAATTCCTTTTTGATCATTTTTCTTGCAGtatcttatttttatcatttctttcaagtttatttaaattttgacaaTACAGCTACGTCACTTTCAATGCACTTCCTCTTTttacatttcttaattttttttcacatattagaggaaatattaaaaaaattaaaggaggtACACTAGTTTTCAAAAGGATGTGTTtcgaaaaaaatattacaaaataatgaaagggGAATATATTAATGGCATAACGACTGGAATGCGTTAGGCTTTTCTTTTCAATGAAGGGGAGTATACTTGTAATAAAGGGATGTGTTAAAGTGTATTTAGAAATTCTCCCAAAGTCCAGAGCCACAATTGGAGCGAAGCATTAACCCAAGCCCAAAAgcctaaataaataataaatagtaatTAATTCTCATTTTGTAAAATCGAAAATGGAAAAAagtaagtattttcttttttaaaaaaaaattatatcaaaaatctaatatgagaaaaaataaataaattattatatatttatttttaactatttatatatcaataaatttattagaacgtatttatttataaaaatggttaaaaaaaatcttaaattaggtaaaaaatttaaaataaaattaataagtaataaataaaattataataatttgattataGGTGAGTATAGGTACATCTCCAACCCATACCCGATTAAAATAGTTGAGCAATCCTTGAACCCGAATCTGTATCGGGTGAACTCAGATATTTTCCCACAACCACAAACTTAGAGCGGGTTCGTACGGGTACGGACGGATACGGATTTTATTGCCATCTAAAAGAGGTTAGATCATGGAATTGAAAGCAATTAGGCGAAGCAAGGTCCAATATAGTGTTTTGTGTAGGTGACAGTCACTGGCAACGTTGGTTGTTGGGTTCGGATCCCAACAACGttatagagaaaataagagTGAATGAGGAACACACATCACATGACATAACAGAGGAAGAATGATGGGAGCGAGGAGAAGGTGTATCTTAGCCACTCTCGCTTTTCTAATGTTAATGGGCATCGCCGTCTATTTCAGACTCTGGGCTATTCACTACAACCTTTCTTCCGATGACACCCAACTCTTAAGGTTACCTAACCCTTTCTGCTATTTTACCCTTTTCTGgtcttcttaatttttcttaaaatgaattaaaaatcatatattttgcAAAGTCAGCCTTACCATTATTGCTCTGTAGGAGATATAAGATTGATGGGGTTCTTAAGAAATaagggaaaaaggaaaatgtcgCTGATTGGGTTCCTctgctaacaaaaactaacaagcTAACAATTAGCATTTGCTGATAGAAGAAAATGAGTGTCATTGGTTTGATCCCTCctgttaacaaaaattaacaaacaattaacatttgtccATTGAAGGAAATGAGTGAAAGGTCATTGGTTCGATTCCTCCtgttaacaaaaactaactaacaagctaacaattaacatttgttgttagaaggaaagaaggaaaagatcGTGGGTTCGAACTTTCTTGTTACCAAAAACTAACAagctaacaattaacatttctcgataaaaaaacaaacaaaccattATTGTTCTGTAActcttttatcattattttggcAGATTTATTGCACTATTGTCGTTCCCGCTTCTattatgatgatattttttGGTTCATTCGTCTGTTTGCAGGCAACAGTTTGATATTGCTAACAGGGAGGCAATGGATGAGTCTGCAGAGTGGAGGCTGAGGTATGATCAGGAGGTAGATAggacaaaaaaatgtttacagGAGCTTCAAGTGGTATGTGTTCTTTCTTTTCAACTTTCACTTTCTACCTTGCAATGTGAATTCAAAGAAAGATTTAGTGTctgtttaatttcaattttcaaaaactttttttgttttaaacaacaacaataaagaaATCATATACTCACACCAAGCTAGACGATTCACACCCTTGAGTGGTTGAGCCTAGGCGCCGAGGACCACAAAACAGAAGAGGATCAGGGAACATCTTCTAGCTGTTTCTGTTTATTGGttttggaaacaattttttcaaaagtttgaATAGATTTTGGATGAGAAGTTGATTGTTGAGTAGCAtggaattattttagaaaacgaTTTTTAAAACCAACAAGTGAGAAGAAAATCAAACATGTCTTTAGCTTCAAGTTTTGTGTTATGATTTGGTTGGTAGTGCTTCACAGT encodes the following:
- the LOC114369728 gene encoding uncharacterized protein LOC114369728 — encoded protein: MMGARRRCILATLAFLMLMGIAVYFRLWAIHYNLSSDDTQLLRQQFDIANREAMDESAEWRLRYDQEVDRTKKCLQELQVFQESSQKGQDASDINHKLAILQKENAVLLERLETLKRELEEERLKCSS